A window of Leptolyngbya sp. FACHB-261 genomic DNA:
GCCAGGTCGTTTAGGCGTTCTATTGCTGGCTGGTCACGACCCAATAAACCCTAGGTAAACCATCAGATGATTAGAGTGGCTGCTGGATCGACAAAATTTGCCTCAGTAGAGTGACGGCATATTTTCTCTATTGAGGCGGTCAATTCAGTCCGGATAGCTCAAAATTGGGTCTTGCCCTCAGCGTAAACTTTCGCAGCAGACAAGAAACAGCCGACTCTTCAAACTTAGTTGAACAGACTCTTTATTTCGCGCCCTCTCCATTTCTACAGAGCACAGCAAGTTGGGCAGCGCTTAAATGCTAGAGAAAGCCTCCCTCCATATCTGTTTACCCTTTTGCCTTTAGTCTCTTGAAGCAGGGTTGAAGGCAGTGAGCAGGGCAGGGTAGGAATAAACCAGGCATAAACCCTGTGAAGCCATCACAAGTCCAGGTAAGTACGAACCCCTTACCCTGCCTACCCTGAAGCTCCAGGTCTTTCTCCTGCCCTGCCAGCGGGGCTAAAGAGGATTAGGTCAGACAGGGTTGGCAGGGCAGGGTTCAAATGAGAGAGAACGCCCTCTGGCCTTCTAAAAAGGCAATTCATCCATATCCTGGCTTGCCCACACTAGGGCGTTGCCCCACGCTAGGCCTTTGCCTCACACCGAAATCATGAATCCCGTAGAGAGAGTGCACCGTGCTTGCTATAAAAATTGGGGCATCGCCTTAGCGATGCCCCTACAAGCTTCACATTCCTAACCAGCAACTCCTTTTACAGCAAACTTACGGCACAACCCTTGAGCACGGCTGAGCCTGTTCAACCGTCCGCTGATAGTAATGCTGTAGCTGGCGAGTCGCTGCCGACCAACTCCACTTCTCGGCCTCTTGGCGAGCCTGCAGGCGCAACTGTTCGCGCTGCTCAGTCTGGCTCAGTAGCGATTGAGTTGCTGTTATTGCCCCCCGCTCATCAGTTGGGTCAAATAGGTAGCCGTTGACGCCATCCTCAACGATGTCAGGAATGCCACCAGAACGAGCAGCCACGACTGGACAACCCGCCGCCATCGCCTCTAGCAGTACCAGGCCTAGAGTTTCGGTACGTGAGGGGAAAATGAAGGCATCTGCGGAGGCATAGGCCGCCGCTAGGTCTTTACCACCGAGGTAGCCAACAAAGTGGGTAGGAGTGCCTGCAAAGTAGCGTTCTAGCTCGGCACGATGGGGACCATCACCCACCAGCGCCAAACGCGCTTGCGGAATCGCCTCTAGAACAGGACGAATGCGCTCGATTTCTTTTTCAGCCCCCAGACGCCCGATGTAGAGCAGTAGCGGTGCTTCTGGGTGCCCTTTGCTTAGTCGCTCTCGCATCTCAGCTGAGCGAAGGCTTGGGTCAAACATTTCCGTATCGACCCCTCGCTGCCACAAGTCCACCCGCTCAATGCCATGAGTGACCAGTTCTGACCTCATGACTGTTGAGGTACACAGGTTAAGGTCAGCCTGGTTATGTCCTGCCTTTAGCAGTTCCCACAGCACTCCCTCCAAGGCACCCAAACCATAGTGATGGAGATACTGGGGTAAGTGAGTGTGGTAGGACGCAACTAGAGGCAAATCGTAGAGCTTGCCGTAAAATATGCCGGCCAAACCTAACACTGCTGGGTTAACCACATGCACAATGTCAGGCCGGAACTTCTTGAGGGCATAGCCTAAGGCAGGCCGAGGCAAAGCTAACTTCAGTTCTGGGTAAAGTGGCAGCGGAAAGCCAGAAACCCCATAAATTTCTGCGCCACAATGCTCTTTGAGGCCCCCTTCAGGCGCAAAAATCAGAACCTGGTCCCCCAAGCGCTGCAAGTGGTCGACAGTGTGACGCAAGCGCGTGACGATGCCGTCAACCTTAGGCAAAAAGGTTTCAGTGAACAGAGCAATGCGCATAGGCGGAGAAGTCGCAGAGCGAATTAGACAAGCCCTAGAGCCCTAAGGCTCTACGCTCGATCTCAACGACGCCAACTGACTTTGGGCAGGATTTGCTGAGCATCAACCCGCTCTTTGTACCGGATGGCAAAGTTGAGAAGGGAATCGAGCAGTGAATCAGATAGAAAATGGGGTTGCAGACCCAAACTCAACAGATTTGTATTCTTAGCGTTGAAATAGTGCTCCTCTAGTTCGACCCGTGGGTTATCCAGATGATTTACTTCTACGTCTAAGCCCATTGCCGTTCCGGCTTTCTTGACCATCATCGCCAGATCGCCAACCGAGAAGAGTTCAGTGAATTGGTTAAACACTCGGAACTTTCCGGATTCTGCTGGATTGGCAATTGCCAATTCGACGCAACGAACAGTATCTCGAATATCTAAGAAGCTACGGGTCTGGCCACCTGTGCCATATACAGTGAGGGGATGGCCGACTGCTGCCTGAATGCAGAAACGGTTGAGAGCGGTACCAAAAACACCGTCGTAATCGAGCCGGTTGATCAAGACTTCGTCGAGGCCAGTCTCTTCGGTGAGCACACCATAGACCACACCCTGATTCAAGTCAGTAGCTCGCAAACCCCAAACTTTGCAGGCGAAATGAATATTGTGGCTATCGTGAACCTTCGAGAGGTGATAGAAGCTACCAGGCTGCTTAGGATAAGGCAATGTATCCTTACGGCCGTTATGCTCGATCGTAATGTAGCCTTCCTCAATATCGATGTTGGGGGTGCCGTACTCACCCATCGTCCCCAGTTTGACCAGATGGCAATCGGGTAGAAACTCCTTCATCGCATAGAGAAGGTTTAGGGTTCCTACCACATTGTTGACCTGAGTCAGAACCGCATGCTCGCGGTCGATCATCGAGAAGGGTGCAGAGCGCTGTTCACCGAAATGCACAATTGCTTCTGGCTCAAAGCTGCGTAGCGTCTGCGACAGGAACTCGTAATTAGTGATATCTCCCACAAATAACTCAAGGCGCTTACCACTGTGCCCCTGCCAACAATCAATACGCTTTTGTATAGCAGTAATGGGAGTCAGGGTTTCAACGCCTAGTTCTAAGTCCCAGTGTCGACGAACCAGGCTATCGAGAATTGCGACTTCATAGCCTCTAGCCGACAGGTGCAGTGCAGTGGCCCACCCACAATAGCCATCGCCACCAATTACCAGAACTTTCATGCAGCCTCTGCTTACTACCTTTGTTTAACTGGCTTTCTGAACCACCAAGCACTCTATCAGGAATTGCCCCTCCTTGATCTACAGCCTACGGCTAGTCTGTACCAACAATCTACTGACAATCTATTGACAATCTTTAGGGCAACCACAAAGGACGAATTCCCAGCAACTTAAGGGGAATCGGCTCACTCGGCTCCGGCTTAAGCGGCAACTGCCAAATCTCACCCACAGCGATTGGCTCTCCTTGTAGACTACGCACCACTCCCTGGCTTATGCCTGCAGCTAGACTGACCCGGTCATAAAGCAGACTACGCTGATCCGGTGCAAGGTTGAAATTTAAATCGGTGCGCTCATTGAGTTCCAACAAAGTTTGCAGTTGACCTGTTTTGAGGTCAATGGCGACTAGAGCTGGATACTCGTCGTAGCCTTTGCCAACAACACGAGTGACGACACAGTAGAGCGTGGTTCGGTTCAGATTGAATTCACAGGTCTTGAAGTTGCCCTCACTATGTAGTAATTTACGGGGCTGCCCTGCAGTACTGACCAGAAATAAATCTCTGGTGTAATCAGGGTTAAATTGCACCATTGCGGCTTGAGTACCATCTGCTGCAAAGTTGAGGACTGTGCCAAAGCGGGGCAAAAACTCCAGCGCTTTCGCTTTTGGGGTCAGCGGAAAAATCGTTTGCCCTTGGCCTTGGGCAATAATCAAGGCCGAGCTATCAGGGGTAATCAAAAATTCGCCCGTGGCCTGGTTGCTAATCAAAGACCATTGGGGGTCGCCTTCACGTTGTAACCATA
This region includes:
- a CDS encoding glycosyltransferase; the encoded protein is MRIALFTETFLPKVDGIVTRLRHTVDHLQRLGDQVLIFAPEGGLKEHCGAEIYGVSGFPLPLYPELKLALPRPALGYALKKFRPDIVHVVNPAVLGLAGIFYGKLYDLPLVASYHTHLPQYLHHYGLGALEGVLWELLKAGHNQADLNLCTSTVMRSELVTHGIERVDLWQRGVDTEMFDPSLRSAEMRERLSKGHPEAPLLLYIGRLGAEKEIERIRPVLEAIPQARLALVGDGPHRAELERYFAGTPTHFVGYLGGKDLAAAYASADAFIFPSRTETLGLVLLEAMAAGCPVVAARSGGIPDIVEDGVNGYLFDPTDERGAITATQSLLSQTEQREQLRLQARQEAEKWSWSAATRQLQHYYQRTVEQAQPCSRVVP
- a CDS encoding NAD-dependent epimerase/dehydratase family protein, which encodes MKVLVIGGDGYCGWATALHLSARGYEVAILDSLVRRHWDLELGVETLTPITAIQKRIDCWQGHSGKRLELFVGDITNYEFLSQTLRSFEPEAIVHFGEQRSAPFSMIDREHAVLTQVNNVVGTLNLLYAMKEFLPDCHLVKLGTMGEYGTPNIDIEEGYITIEHNGRKDTLPYPKQPGSFYHLSKVHDSHNIHFACKVWGLRATDLNQGVVYGVLTEETGLDEVLINRLDYDGVFGTALNRFCIQAAVGHPLTVYGTGGQTRSFLDIRDTVRCVELAIANPAESGKFRVFNQFTELFSVGDLAMMVKKAGTAMGLDVEVNHLDNPRVELEEHYFNAKNTNLLSLGLQPHFLSDSLLDSLLNFAIRYKERVDAQQILPKVSWRR